TGGATGCGCGACAACCTGCTGGCGAACACGCCCTATGATCAAATCGTGCGGCAGATCCTCGCTTCCACAGGCACGATTGTATCCAATCCGCCAGTGGCCTGGTACAAGCGGGTGAAGGAGGCGACCACCCAGGTGGAGGATGTGGCGCAGCTTTTCCTGGGCGTGCGCATGAACTGTGCGCAGTGCCATCATCATCCGTTTGAGCGCTGGACGCAGGGCGAGTATTTTCACCTGGCGGCATTCTTCAGCCAGATCGGGCGCAAGCCCACCACGGTGGCGGGGGAAGACCTCATCTTCCACAAGCGCGGCGTCGCCCAGACGGAGCACCGCAAAACGGGGGAGATGCTAAAGCCTGCAGGCCTGGGAGATGCGCCGATGGACATCGCGCCGGATGATGATCCCCGCCTGGCGCTGGTGGACTGGATGGCGAAGAAGGAGAACCCTTTCTTTGCCAAGGCGCTGGTGAACCGATATTGGAAACACTTTTTCAAGCGCGGTCTGATCGAGCCGGAGGATGATCTGCGGGATACCAATCCGCCGACGAATCCAGAATTGCTCGATGCATTGGCGAAGCACTTTTTGGAAAGCGAGTTTGATTTGAAGTCGCTGGTCCGTGTCATCACTCAAAGTTATGCCTATCAGCTCAGCGCGATGCCCAATGAGCACAACGTGGTGGACCAGCAGGCCTACTCCCACTACTACCCGAAACGCATGACGGCGGAGGTGCTGCTGGACAGCATTGACGCGGTGGCAGGGACCAAGACGGACTTCGCGGATCTGCCGCCGGGCACGCGGGCCATCTCGCTGCCGGACAACAGCTACACCAAGGCGTCACCGTTTTTAAAGGTGTTTGGCCGTCCGGACAACACCAGCGTATGTGAGTGTGAACGTGTGCAGTCGGCCAGCCTCGCCCAGAGCTTGCACTTGATGAACGCCCCGGATATCAAGGAGAAGCTGACGGCCAAAACAGGCCGGGCCGTGCTGCTTTCCAAAGCGGAAACCTCGGAGCCAAAACGCATCCGCGAGATTTACCTGGCGGCCTTTTCCCGTGAGCCGTCTGCGGAGGAGCTGAAGATCGCGGGGGCCTATCTGGCCAGGCCGCGCACCGATGCGGAGGGCAAGGTGCTGGATTCACAAACAGCCAGCCGCAACGGTTATGAAGACCTGCTGTGGGCGCTGATGAACACCAAGGAATTTCTATTTAACCATTAAGATGATGCACTCAAAGTTTTCACTCGCACTCGCTGCCGGAGTTTTGTTCTCCACGGTCAGTTTCGCGCAACAGGTGACCCTGCCTTTGCCGCGCCTGCTGACGGTCATGCCCATGGGGGGACAGGCGGGGCAGGAGGTGGAGGTCAAAATTACCGGCCAGAACCTCGAGGACGTTTCCGCCTTGCTGTTTTCCAGCCCCAAGATCACCGCCAGTCCCGCAGCAGGTAAGCCGGACACCTTTGTGGTGAAGATCGCCGAGGACGCGCAGGTGGATGTTTATGATGTGCGGGTGATGTCCCGCCTGGGCATTTCTTCGTCACGGGCTTTCTCCGTGAGCAAGCTGACGGAGACGGTCCGCAGCAAGCCTAACAACACGTTAGAAACGGCGATGCCGATGAGCCTGGGCTCCATCTGCAACGCAACGATGACGAAGCGGGCGGTAGATTATTATTCCTTTCAGGGGGTGAAGGGCCAGCCGGTGGCCGTGGAGTGCGCGGCGACGGGCATTGACTCGCAATTGACGCCCGTGCTGGTCATCGCCGATGCAAAAGGGGCCGATCTCAAGGTGAACCGGACGGGCGGGATGATTGACTTCACGCCGACAGAAGACGGAACTTACATCATCAAGGTGAACGATCTCACCTACCAGGGCGGCGAACGCCACTTTTACCGCCTGGCCTTGCAAAAGGGACCTGCCCAGCCACATCCCCAGACACAAATGGTGAGTGCGATGTCCTGGCCTCCGGTGGGGCTGGCTTCCACGGCGGCCACGGCTGAAGCCGAGCCTAACAACAAGGATGCGCAGAAGATCACTCTGCCCTGTGATATCTCCGGCTACTTCTTCCCGGCGGCGGATGTGGACACCTTTGAGTTCACCGCCAAAAAAGGCGAGACCTGGTGGGTGGAAGTGGGCAGTGAGCGCCTCGGTTTAAACACAGATCCTTTCGTGCTTGTGCAGCAGGTGAAGGACGGCAAGCTCAGTGATGTGGCGGAGTTTTATGACATGCCACCGCCGATGAAAGTCACCAGCAATGGTTACTCCTACGACGGCCCTCCCTATGATGCCGGCTCGCCGGATGTGCTGGGCAAATTTGAGGTCAAGGAGGACGGCACCTACCGTCTGCAAGTGCGGGACCTCTTTGGCGGCACGCGCAATGATCCGCAGAATGTTTACCGGCTGATCGTGCGCCAGGCTGCGCCGGATTTTTCCCTTGCGGCCTGGGCAGTTCACATGACGCTCCGCAACGGTGACCGCGCGGCCTTGTCCAAGCCTGCGGCTTTGCGGCAGGGGGATGCGCGCGCCTTTGAAGTCGTCGTGCAGCGTCGCGACGGTTTCGATGGCGACATTGACATCCACATGGAGGACCTTCCCCAAGGGGTGAAAGCCGCAGGCCTCAAGATCGCCAAGGGTAAAACCTATGGACATCTCATCATCTACGCGGACGAGGATGCACCTCGCGGATTCTCCCTGGCCAGGCTCATGGGCAAGGCGGTGATTGACGGCAAGGAAGTCACAAGGCCGGTCCGTGTGGCCAGCATGGAATGGCCTGTGATCAATGCCAAGGCGGAGATCCCGGCCCCACGTCTGATGTGCGATCTGCCGGTGTCCGTCACCGATTCTGAACAGGCACCCGTGACCATCGCCACGGCCGAGCAAAAGGTGTTTGAAGCCAAGGTGGGCGAGGTGCTGACGGTTCCCCTGAAGCTGACCTGGCGGAATGATTTCAACGGCACCTCCATCAAAATAAAAGCCTATGGAGAGGGTTTCAGTGCTTTGAAGGATGTCGAGATCCCCATCAAAGCGGCGACGCATGATCTCAAGCTGGACCTGGCGGCGATGAAGATTGCCCCTGGGGAATACACCTTCGTTTTGCAGAGCCTGGGCATCTGCAAATACCGCTACAATCCCGGTGCGGTGCCCCTGGCCGAGGCTGAGCAGAAGAAGGCCGCCGATGCACTGGCTGCAGCCGCGGCGGAAGCCAAAGCCCTGGCTGCGACGGATGTGGAAGCCGCGAAAAAGGCCGCTGAAAAACAAAAGCAGGCGGAAGCCGCAATGACCGCCGCCACCCGCAAGATGACCTCCGTTTCCAAATCCGCGAATCCGGCGGATACGGTGGAGATCATCATCTCCCAACCGATCCACGTGAGTGTGAAACCGGGAACCCCCACCACCGCTGGCAAGTGATGAAACCTAGCGCCCTCATTGCCCTCCTTTGCAGCACGAGTGCCGTCCAGTCGGCTGACCTCGAATTCTACCAGGATGTGTATCCCTTTCTGAAGACGAACTGCATCTCCTGCCACAACAAGACGACCGCAAAAGCGGGCCTCAACATGGAGACGCCGGAGCTCATGATCAAAGGCGGCGACTCCGGGCCGTCCCTCATTCCGGGCAAGAGTGAAGAGAGCCTCATCGTGCTGGCTTCCACGCATAAGAAGGAGATGGAGATGCCGCCGGTTAACAACAAGTCTGGCGCGGAAAATCTGAGCCCGGAAGAGATCGCGATCCTGAAGCAGTGGGTGGATGAAGGTGCCAAAAGCTCCGTCCAGCAGGTGCGTGCGGTGATACTGAAAAACTTCTCCACCACGGTGGACCCGATCTACAGCGTGGCCGTGACCCAGGATGGCCGCTATGCAGCCTGCGGGCGGTCTAACAAAATCTATCTTTATGACCTGGCCACGCGCCAGCTTGCAGGACAGGTGAGCGACCCGGCGGAAAAGGACGGCGCGGCGCATCGTGCATTGGTGCAGTCATTGGCCTTCAGCCCGGACGGCACACGGCTGGCCAGCGGCAGTTTTCAAGAGGTCAAAATCTGGAAACTGGATCTGACGCCTTCTGTATCTTCGTCGGGCGAAGCCGCTTTCACGTCAACTCCTGCGGGCGATGCAGTTCTCAAAAAAATCACCACCACAGGCAAGGTATCCGTTTTGACCAGCGCCCTCTCTGCGGATGGCAAGCAAGTGGTCACCGGCTGTGCAGATGGCACCGTGCGGGTGTGGGACGCTGCCACGGCCAAGCCCCTGATGGAACTGCGAGGCACGATAGAATCAGTCAAGAAGACAGCGGAGCTGGATCGCATCATCGCCGCCCAGACCCTGGAGCAGACCTTTTATAAAAGCGAACTCACCCGCTATGCCGCGCAAGACAAAGCGCTGGATGTGCTGCTGGGGAAAGCCAAAGAGGCCATCGTGACCATGGGCAAAGTCCTGCCGGAAAAGAAGAAAGCGGTCCCGCCAACCACAGAGGCCAAGATCGCTGCCCAGAAAAAGGTGGATGAACTGAGCGCTCAATTTGCCAAGGCCAAAGACGCGGCGCTGGAGAAAGAACTGAAGGCTGAACAGGACAAACTCATCACGGCCACCACGGCTGAGATGTCCGCCCTGGCAGCGGTCTCGGCGGCGGAGAATAACATCAAGGATGCCGAAGATGATGTGAAGCGCATCACAGCTTCCAAAGCTGATAACGCCAAAAGCGTGGCCTCAGCGAATGCAGCGATAGCCGCCGCCAAAGCCACTCAGGACAAGGCCACGGCTGACGTGACCACTTTAAAACTGGCGATGACAAAAGTTGCCTCAAAGCCTGTTGCGGTCGGCTTTTCCGCCGATGGGCATCGCGTGGCCTCTTTGTTTGAAGACGGGGCCATGCGTGTCTGGGCGACTGCCAGCGGCACCCCGATTGAAGAGAGCCGCAACCCTGCCAGCACAACGACCACGCTCGCGGCCACCGCCGATGGCAGCTTTGTCGCAACAACAGCTTCCACCCTGAGAGTCGGCAGCCCTCCGCGCTGGACCTTGGAGAAAAAGATCGCTCCCAAAGGCCTCTTCGCTGACCGCCTGAATGCCGTGACTTTCAGCCCGGATGGCAAGACGCTCGCCACCGGCGGCGGCCAGCCCTCCCGCTCGGGCGACATCATCCTGCTGGATGTGGCCACAGGCAAAGCCACGAAGACCTGGAATGAAGTACACAGTGACAGCGTGCTGTGCCTGGATTTCTCCCCGGACGGCAAGCTCCTGGCCTCGGGTGCGGCGGACAAGATCGCCCGCGTCATGGAAGTCACCTCAGGCAAGCAGGTTAATCTTTTGGAAGGCCATACCCACTATGTCACGGGCATCGCCTTCCGCAGCGATGGCCGCGTGCTGGCGACTGCGGGAGCGGAGGGTAGCGTGGTGACCTGGAACATGCTCATGGGCGAGCGGAAAAAGAAAATCGAAGGCTGGTCAAATGAGGTCACTTCCTTGGAGTTCATCGGCGCCACGAATCAGATCGTCACCAGCGCAGGTGACAACCGCATCCGCATCGTCACGGATGAAGGCGCCGAAGTGCGCTCCATGGCCAATCTGCCAGACTTTATGCAGTCCGTGGCCAGCTCTCCCAATGGCAGTGTCATCATTGGCGGCGGCGAGGACAGCCAGCTTCGCCTGTGGGATGCGGCGGGCAAGGAATTGGCCGCCTTTGGCGAAAAGCCGTCTCCGCCCGGAACCCGATAAACCTTTTCTTTTCAACCCGTACTCTTTCCCATGTCTTCCATCATCCCGCCACCTTCGATCATGCGATGCGCAGGTCCCATGTCACGCCGCGGCTTCATGCAGTTCGGCCTGACAGGCATGGCCGCGCTGAGCTGGCCCGGATTGATGAAACTGCGTGCGGAAAATGCCGCGAAGCCAAAGTCTGAGCGCAAGTCCATCATCATGGTGTGGCTGCCGGGGGGCCTGTCTCACATTGACACTTACGATCCAAAGCCCGACGCGAGCAGCGAGTATCGCGGGCCGTTCAAGACCATTAGCACCAAGGTGCCCGGCACACGTTTCACCGAGCTGCTGCCGCTGAGCGCCCGCATCGCCGATAAGTTCACCGTCCTGCGCTCCATGCACCAGACCGCCGGCGGCCACCCGGCCGGCACCATGCAGATGTTTTCCGGCGACAAAGACACCCGCGACAAACCGAAACCCCGCCTGCCGGACTGGATGTCCGTGGCGCATTACCTGCGCGCCAAAGAAGGCGGGCGTTCCAATCCCCTGCCAAATTACATCGGTGTGCCGGCGGTCTCCCCGGAGTACTCCAGCCCGGCGTATCTGGGAGATGCGTTTGCCCCTTTTGCCGTCAGTGACGACCCGAACCGTCCTAACTTCCAGGTACCCAACATCGGCCTGGAAAACGAAGCCGAAGTCCGCCGCCTGAGCGACCGTATTGCCCTGCGCCGCAGTCTGGACCGCATGGAGCGTGTCTTTGACAAGGAAGGCGAGCTGGGCGCGCTGGATGAATTCGAAGCCCAGGCCGCCACCCTGCTGACCAATCCGCAAACCCGCGACGCCTTTGACCTGAGCAAGGAGGAGCCCGCCACCCGTGACCGTTATGGCCGCCATCGCTGGGGCCAGCAGCTCCTGCTCGCACGTCGCCTCGTGGAAGCCGGGGTGGAGATCGTGACCAGCAATTTAAACGGCCCTCTCTGTGGCCGCGTGAACAACTGGGATGACCATGCGGTGAACCAGCATCAGTTTGAAGCCCTGCGCTTCCGCATGCCCACCTATGACCAGTGCGTCTCCGCCCTGATCGAGGACATCTACGCCCGGGGCCTGGATAAAAAAGTGCTCGTCGTCGTCACCGGTGAATTTGGCCGCACGCCGAAGATCAGCTTCGACCGCAGCACCGGTGCCGGCAATGCCAGCGGCCCGACAGGAACGCTGCAACCCGGTCGTGACCACTGGCCGCGCGCTTTCTCCAACATCTGGGCCGGCGGCGGCATCCAGACCGGCGCGGTGATCGGCGCGACTGACAAGCGCGGCGAGGATGTCATCGAGCGGCCTTGCAGCGCCAGCGACTTCCTGGCCACCATCTATCATCACCTCGGCATCGATTATCAAAAAGTCACTATCGAGGACCTGAACGGCCGCCCCACCCACATCGTGGAAAACGGTCGCGCGATTGCCGAGCTGCTTTCATAGACCGGTTAATTCCCTCTCAGAATCACTTCCAGCCACCACTCTCTGCCCCAAGCATTGAGTTCTGGGCACTCCCGTCCCCCGCCCCATCCCCCTGCACTTTCCTCAGCCTTCGTTTGGCACCTCCCCGCAGTGTGGTAAACTCCCGGCCATATGGCCCTCCTCCGAGTTGAAAACCTGCAAGTCCACTTCCCCCTCCGCACCGGCTGGTTAGGCCGCCGGGAGGTCGTGAAGGCCGTGGATGGCGTCAGTTTCCAGGTGCAGGAGGGCAAGACCCTCGGCCTCGTCGGCGAAAGCGGCAGCGGCAAGTCCACCGTCTCCCGCGCCCTGCTGAAGCTCATCCAGCCCACCCACGGCACCGCCCACTACCGCGACCAGGAGATCTTCTCCCTGCCCGAGCCCGCTTTCCGCCCCCTGCGCAAAGAAATGCAGATGATCTTTCAGGACCCTATCGGCTCCCTGAATCCCCGGATGACCATCGAGTCCATCCTTGCGGAACCTCTCACCATCCACTTCAAGGACATGACCCGCCAGCAGCGCCGGGACGTCTCCGCCGCCCTCCTCCACCGCGTCGGCCTGCCCGTGGATTCCCTCCAGCGTTACCCGCACGAGTTCAGCGGCGGCCAGCGCCAGCGCATCGGCATCGCCCGCGCCCTCGCCGTCCAGCCCAAATTCCTCATCTGCGACGAGCCTGTCAGCGCCCTCGATGTCAGCGTCCAGGCCAGCGTCCTCAATCTCCTCAAAGACCTCCAGGACGAGTTCAAGCTCACCTACCTCTTCATCGCCCATGACCTCGCCGTCGTCCGCCACATGAGTGATGACATCATCGTCATGAACCGGGGCCAGATCGTCGAAAGCGGCCCTGCCGATGACCTTTGCGAGCGCCCCCAGCACGAATACACCCGCAAGCTCCTCGCCTCCATCCCCGGCTGAGCCTTCCGCCCCCTTCCCTCTCAGGCACTGCCACCCCGCCATGACCCCGCTTTTCAAAAAATTCCTCGGCATCAACTGGATCCTCATCCTTACCATGTTCGGCCTCCTCGCCTTCGGTGTGTATGCCATTTATAACGCCTCTTATTTCCGCGATGATTCCGGCGTCCTCAGCCTCCACACCAAGTGGAAGGACCAGATGCGCTGGGTCGGCCTCGGTGTCCCTTTCCTCCTCGCCGCCTCCCTCATTGATTACAAATGGATCCGCTGGGCCTGCATCCCCATGTACCTCGCCGGCATAGGCGGCCTCGTGTATCTGGAGCTTTACGGCATTGAGGTCAAAGGCAACAAAGCCTGGATCTTCATCGCCGGCCAGTCCATCCAGCCCTCCCAGTTTGCCATCATGGCCGGCATCGTCACCCTCGCTGTTGTTTTTGGGGAGCTCCCCCGCATCTGGCCGGTCTTCCGCCGCCCCTGGCTTCGCATCCTCGTCGCTGGTATCGTCGCCGGCGTCCCCGCCGCCATGGTCATCAAGGAAGACCTGGGCTCAGGCCTCGTCTGGGCACCCGTCTTCCTCTCCATGATGCTCGTCGGCAGCATCCCCTTCCGTTACCTCATCACGCTTGTCCTCAGCGCCCTCTGCGTCATCCCCATCCTCTACTTCTTCATCCTCAAACCCTACCAGCAGGCCCGTATTGACACCACCTGGTACATGATCACCAACCAGATGGACAAGGTGGACACCCGTGGCGACGGCTGGGTCCCCACCTATGTGCAGATGGCCGTTGCCTCCGCCGGATTTGAAGGCAAAGGCCCCCTCTCCGTCAAAGTCCCCGACCAGGCCAGCATCCACCGCCAGTTCTTCCCCCAAACAGAAGCCCACAGCGACTTCATCTTCGGCGTCATTTGTGAGGAATTCGGCTTCCGGGGTGCCCTCCTCCTCCTCTCCGGCATCGCCCTCCTCCTCATCCAGGGCATCTTCATGGCCTTTTATTCCCGCGACCAGGTGGGCCGCCTCCTCGTCGTCGGCGTCGTCACCATGTTCTTCGCCCACACCTTTCAGAATGCCGGCATGAACCTCGGCATGCTCCCCGTCATCGGCCTGCCCATGCCCTTCATCAGCTACGGCGGCACCTTCATGATTGTCACCCTCTTCCTCGTCGGCATGATGCAGAGCGTCTGGGTCCACCGCAACATCTCCCCCGTCCTCAAACGCAAAACCTCCTCCGGCCGCGAGATCCGCGACGACGACGATTGAGCCATGGAGCGCCGACGATCCGTCGCCATCAAAACACCAAGGATGAGAATGCTCCAAGCCCCTCCTGTACATCCTGCCAATCCTGTAATCCTGTCTAAAAATCCCCGCCTACCCCGCCCCCTCCCGCGCGTAATCCCACCCCCATGTCTATAGCCACCCGCCGCGGCGACCAGGGGGAGACCGACCTCCTCTTCGGCCAGCGCCTCCTCAAATCCCACCCCCGAGTCCACGCCCTTGGTGCCGTGGATGAGCTCAACGCCGCGCTCGGCCCCCTCCGCATCACCGCGTTGAAACCGGAAACCCGCGAAATCGTCGTCCGCGTCCAGCCCCTCCTCATCACCCTCATGGGGGAGCTCGCCACCCCGCCCGGCATGGAGGCCCGCTACGCCGCCACCCACACCCCTTTCACAGCTGACCACACCACCTGGCTGGATGAATGCGTCGCCACCCTGGAGGCCGGCGGTGCCCTCCAGTTCAAAGGCTGGGCCCTCCCTGGCGAGGCCGGCGTCCTCAGCGCCGCCCATGCCGACCTTGCCCGCACCGCCTGCCGCCGTGCCGAGCGCCACCTCGTAGACCTCACCTCCACCCCCCAGGAGCTCCCCAACCCCGAGCCCCTCCGCTTCCTCAACCGCCTCGCCGACGTCCTCTGGCTCCTCGCCCGCTGGGAGGAGAAATGATAAGAAGCGGGACTTGCCCCACGTCCCCCATCACCCATGCCCCGGCTTGCGCTTGTGGATGCAGATTGAATTCCCATCGGGATCGGCAACGAGCACCATGTGGCACACAGGGGATTCATAAGGACCAAAGTAGATGTTCACGTTGTTCTCACGCAGCCACTGCACGGACGCTTCAAAGTCCTCCACCTCCAGGGCCACGCCGCCACCGTCCTTGCTAGGCTTCCACATATCCCCACCGACGCATAGGGCCAGCACATGCGGCCCCACCTCATACTCCACCCAGTCCGGCTTTTCCGGATCCTCGCCAAACGTCGAAGCAATCTTCAGGTTCAGCACCTTTTCATAAAACGTGCGCGCCCGGTCCATGTCTGTGACGCTGTATCCGGTAAAAGCAAATTCAGTGACTTTGATCATGATGTCAGTGGAGTTTGGATGAGGTGTTCGACAGACCCGCAAAAGGCTGCCTCAAGGTTTTCGAATAACCAAATGATTTTGCATGTTTGAAGTCACGCAAAAAGGGCACTCACTCCGCCTCAAGCCGGTAGCCTATACCAGGTTCATTCACGATTCGCGGCCCGGCCTCACCCAGTTTCTTGCGCAGGTGGTTGATATGTACGCGCAGTCCCTCACTGGAATCAGTGAACTGCCCGGCCCACACCTGACGGGTGATCTGGCCCTGCGTGAGGATACGCCCGGCATGCTCAGCCAGTACCTTTAGCAGGGTGAATTCCGTGGGCGTCAGCTTCAACGGCACATCATTCAGCGTCACCTCATGGTGCAGCAGATCCAGCGTCAGCGGCCCGGCAATGATCTGCGGGCTCTGGCGGGTGAAACGGCGGCGCTGGATGACCTTCAGCCGTGCCAGCAGTTCCCCGGTGCCAAAGGGTTTAGTCACATAGTCATCCGCCCCGGCCTCCAGCGCTTCCACTTTCACCGCCTCCTGGTCGCGCACACTCAGGATCAGCACGGGTACATCGCTCCATTCGCGCAGCCTTTTCAGCACTTCCGTGCCGGCCATGCCCGGCAGGCCTAGATCCAGCAGTACCACGTCTGGACGTTGCAGCGCGGCCTCGTTCAGCCCCAGCGGACCGTCTGCCGCTTCGCAGACTTTGTAGTCGTGAGATTCCAGCACCATGCGCAGCAGGCGGCGCATCTGGGTTTCGTCATCAATGATCAGAGCGGTGCTCATGGCAGGGACAGGGTAGGACGGGATTGAACAGGCAGCCACAGGGTGAATTCAGCACCGCCTTCGGAAGGGTTCATCGCCTCAATGCCTCCCTTCATCGCCTGCATCAGCCCACGGGAGATCGTCAGGCCCAGCCCGGTGCCTCCGGCGGGCGATTGAGGCGCGCGGTAAAACTTTTCAAACACCTGCGCCTCGCCGCCCGCTGGCAGACCGGGGCCGTGATCACGAACGCTTAATTGCAGAACATCGTTTTCCACCATCGCACGCAGCTCGATTTCCGTCCCTGTCGGAGCATACAGCGTCGCATTGTGCAGCACATTGCCCAGGGCCAGCGCCAGCAGCCGGCTGTCCAGCTTCAGCAGGGGCAGATCAGCAGGCACCGTCACCTTCAGCACATGGCCAGCCAGTTCCCGTTGCAGCGGTGCCGTGGCCGCATGGATCACATCGTCTGCCTCGCACCAGTCCGGCTGCGGCCTCAGCGCTTCGGATTCGATGCGGCTCATCTCCAGGAAGTTTTCGATGATACGCTGCAACCGTCGTGAGGCTGTGTCTATCTCCTCAGCAAAAGGATTCCCCGGGCCCAGCCCATCCACCG
This portion of the Prosthecobacter sp. SYSU 5D2 genome encodes:
- a CDS encoding DUF1501 domain-containing protein; translated protein: MSSIIPPPSIMRCAGPMSRRGFMQFGLTGMAALSWPGLMKLRAENAAKPKSERKSIIMVWLPGGLSHIDTYDPKPDASSEYRGPFKTISTKVPGTRFTELLPLSARIADKFTVLRSMHQTAGGHPAGTMQMFSGDKDTRDKPKPRLPDWMSVAHYLRAKEGGRSNPLPNYIGVPAVSPEYSSPAYLGDAFAPFAVSDDPNRPNFQVPNIGLENEAEVRRLSDRIALRRSLDRMERVFDKEGELGALDEFEAQAATLLTNPQTRDAFDLSKEEPATRDRYGRHRWGQQLLLARRLVEAGVEIVTSNLNGPLCGRVNNWDDHAVNQHQFEALRFRMPTYDQCVSALIEDIYARGLDKKVLVVVTGEFGRTPKISFDRSTGAGNASGPTGTLQPGRDHWPRAFSNIWAGGGIQTGAVIGATDKRGEDVIERPCSASDFLATIYHHLGIDYQKVTIEDLNGRPTHIVENGRAIAELLS
- a CDS encoding DUF1549 and DUF1553 domain-containing protein, which produces MASAGFAAEPLSFVRDVQPILTKAGCNAGACHARAITGQRGFRLSVLGFEPAEDYEAIVKQSKGRRVFPPAPEESLLITKAAAIVPHTGGKRLEPGSEMYHTLVRWVAEGMRYELPDEPELKDIQVEPARITLKNEAAQQLKVMARYTDGSSRDVTELALFEANDTAMATANENGLVNTLNLPGNVAVMVRYGGKVSVCSVSIPLGAPVEQLPPEKNFIDQHVFANLKQIGIPPSSICDDSTFLRRVSLDIGGRLPTLEETEAFLADRSPDKRDRAIEALLNSPDYADYFANKWTALLKNQRAAASDITANFAFHAWMRDNLLANTPYDQIVRQILASTGTIVSNPPVAWYKRVKEATTQVEDVAQLFLGVRMNCAQCHHHPFERWTQGEYFHLAAFFSQIGRKPTTVAGEDLIFHKRGVAQTEHRKTGEMLKPAGLGDAPMDIAPDDDPRLALVDWMAKKENPFFAKALVNRYWKHFFKRGLIEPEDDLRDTNPPTNPELLDALAKHFLESEFDLKSLVRVITQSYAYQLSAMPNEHNVVDQQAYSHYYPKRMTAEVLLDSIDAVAGTKTDFADLPPGTRAISLPDNSYTKASPFLKVFGRPDNTSVCECERVQSASLAQSLHLMNAPDIKEKLTAKTGRAVLLSKAETSEPKRIREIYLAAFSREPSAEELKIAGAYLARPRTDAEGKVLDSQTASRNGYEDLLWALMNTKEFLFNH
- a CDS encoding VOC family protein, which translates into the protein MIKVTEFAFTGYSVTDMDRARTFYEKVLNLKIASTFGEDPEKPDWVEYEVGPHVLALCVGGDMWKPSKDGGGVALEVEDFEASVQWLRENNVNIYFGPYESPVCHMVLVADPDGNSICIHKRKPGHG
- a CDS encoding FtsW/RodA/SpoVE family cell cycle protein, which translates into the protein MTPLFKKFLGINWILILTMFGLLAFGVYAIYNASYFRDDSGVLSLHTKWKDQMRWVGLGVPFLLAASLIDYKWIRWACIPMYLAGIGGLVYLELYGIEVKGNKAWIFIAGQSIQPSQFAIMAGIVTLAVVFGELPRIWPVFRRPWLRILVAGIVAGVPAAMVIKEDLGSGLVWAPVFLSMMLVGSIPFRYLITLVLSALCVIPILYFFILKPYQQARIDTTWYMITNQMDKVDTRGDGWVPTYVQMAVASAGFEGKGPLSVKVPDQASIHRQFFPQTEAHSDFIFGVICEEFGFRGALLLLSGIALLLIQGIFMAFYSRDQVGRLLVVGVVTMFFAHTFQNAGMNLGMLPVIGLPMPFISYGGTFMIVTLFLVGMMQSVWVHRNISPVLKRKTSSGREIRDDDD
- a CDS encoding cob(I)yrinic acid a,c-diamide adenosyltransferase: MSIATRRGDQGETDLLFGQRLLKSHPRVHALGAVDELNAALGPLRITALKPETREIVVRVQPLLITLMGELATPPGMEARYAATHTPFTADHTTWLDECVATLEAGGALQFKGWALPGEAGVLSAAHADLARTACRRAERHLVDLTSTPQELPNPEPLRFLNRLADVLWLLARWEEK
- a CDS encoding ATP-binding cassette domain-containing protein — its product is MALLRVENLQVHFPLRTGWLGRREVVKAVDGVSFQVQEGKTLGLVGESGSGKSTVSRALLKLIQPTHGTAHYRDQEIFSLPEPAFRPLRKEMQMIFQDPIGSLNPRMTIESILAEPLTIHFKDMTRQQRRDVSAALLHRVGLPVDSLQRYPHEFSGGQRQRIGIARALAVQPKFLICDEPVSALDVSVQASVLNLLKDLQDEFKLTYLFIAHDLAVVRHMSDDIIVMNRGQIVESGPADDLCERPQHEYTRKLLASIPG
- a CDS encoding c-type cytochrome domain-containing protein gives rise to the protein MKPSALIALLCSTSAVQSADLEFYQDVYPFLKTNCISCHNKTTAKAGLNMETPELMIKGGDSGPSLIPGKSEESLIVLASTHKKEMEMPPVNNKSGAENLSPEEIAILKQWVDEGAKSSVQQVRAVILKNFSTTVDPIYSVAVTQDGRYAACGRSNKIYLYDLATRQLAGQVSDPAEKDGAAHRALVQSLAFSPDGTRLASGSFQEVKIWKLDLTPSVSSSGEAAFTSTPAGDAVLKKITTTGKVSVLTSALSADGKQVVTGCADGTVRVWDAATAKPLMELRGTIESVKKTAELDRIIAAQTLEQTFYKSELTRYAAQDKALDVLLGKAKEAIVTMGKVLPEKKKAVPPTTEAKIAAQKKVDELSAQFAKAKDAALEKELKAEQDKLITATTAEMSALAAVSAAENNIKDAEDDVKRITASKADNAKSVASANAAIAAAKATQDKATADVTTLKLAMTKVASKPVAVGFSADGHRVASLFEDGAMRVWATASGTPIEESRNPASTTTTLAATADGSFVATTASTLRVGSPPRWTLEKKIAPKGLFADRLNAVTFSPDGKTLATGGGQPSRSGDIILLDVATGKATKTWNEVHSDSVLCLDFSPDGKLLASGAADKIARVMEVTSGKQVNLLEGHTHYVTGIAFRSDGRVLATAGAEGSVVTWNMLMGERKKKIEGWSNEVTSLEFIGATNQIVTSAGDNRIRIVTDEGAEVRSMANLPDFMQSVASSPNGSVIIGGGEDSQLRLWDAAGKELAAFGEKPSPPGTR
- a CDS encoding PPC domain-containing protein, whose translation is MMHSKFSLALAAGVLFSTVSFAQQVTLPLPRLLTVMPMGGQAGQEVEVKITGQNLEDVSALLFSSPKITASPAAGKPDTFVVKIAEDAQVDVYDVRVMSRLGISSSRAFSVSKLTETVRSKPNNTLETAMPMSLGSICNATMTKRAVDYYSFQGVKGQPVAVECAATGIDSQLTPVLVIADAKGADLKVNRTGGMIDFTPTEDGTYIIKVNDLTYQGGERHFYRLALQKGPAQPHPQTQMVSAMSWPPVGLASTAATAEAEPNNKDAQKITLPCDISGYFFPAADVDTFEFTAKKGETWWVEVGSERLGLNTDPFVLVQQVKDGKLSDVAEFYDMPPPMKVTSNGYSYDGPPYDAGSPDVLGKFEVKEDGTYRLQVRDLFGGTRNDPQNVYRLIVRQAAPDFSLAAWAVHMTLRNGDRAALSKPAALRQGDARAFEVVVQRRDGFDGDIDIHMEDLPQGVKAAGLKIAKGKTYGHLIIYADEDAPRGFSLARLMGKAVIDGKEVTRPVRVASMEWPVINAKAEIPAPRLMCDLPVSVTDSEQAPVTIATAEQKVFEAKVGEVLTVPLKLTWRNDFNGTSIKIKAYGEGFSALKDVEIPIKAATHDLKLDLAAMKIAPGEYTFVLQSLGICKYRYNPGAVPLAEAEQKKAADALAAAAAEAKALAATDVEAAKKAAEKQKQAEAAMTAATRKMTSVSKSANPADTVEIIISQPIHVSVKPGTPTTAGK